The Rhizobium indicum genome has a segment encoding these proteins:
- a CDS encoding ABC transporter ATP-binding protein, producing MSAPLLSVRDLSKHYTSRGTRLNILEGISFDIGKGEVVGLVGESGSGKTTIGRSVLRLVEPSSGSVRFDGTELTALSASALRRQRPRMQYIFQDPFASLSPRMTIGEILTEGLKIQGIGTARDRLERAQSALAQVDLPADAINRYAHEFSGGQRQRIGIARALTLSPEFIVADEPVSALDVSIQAQVINLLRELQQRLGLTMLFISHDLAVVEYICDRVIVLYLGRIMEIAPSADLYARPQHPYTRALLSAIPSPDPDARRNRQILKGDIPSPANPPSGCVFRTRCPSALEACAGAVPQLRETAPGHFKACIRDDLN from the coding sequence ATGAGCGCACCGCTGCTGTCCGTCCGCGACCTTTCGAAACATTATACCTCCCGTGGCACGCGGCTGAACATTCTTGAGGGCATCTCCTTCGATATCGGCAAGGGTGAAGTCGTCGGGCTTGTCGGCGAATCCGGCAGCGGAAAGACCACGATCGGGCGTTCTGTCCTTCGCCTCGTCGAGCCGTCGTCAGGCAGCGTCCGTTTCGACGGGACGGAACTCACGGCACTTTCCGCCTCCGCGCTCAGACGGCAACGGCCGCGCATGCAGTATATTTTCCAGGACCCCTTCGCCAGCCTGTCGCCGCGCATGACGATCGGCGAGATCCTGACGGAAGGTCTGAAGATCCAAGGGATCGGAACCGCCCGCGACAGGCTCGAACGGGCGCAGTCGGCGTTGGCCCAGGTCGACTTGCCCGCCGATGCGATCAATCGGTACGCGCATGAATTTTCCGGTGGCCAGCGCCAACGCATCGGGATTGCCCGTGCGTTGACCTTGTCGCCCGAATTCATCGTCGCCGATGAGCCGGTCTCGGCGCTCGACGTGTCGATCCAGGCGCAGGTGATCAACCTGCTGCGCGAACTGCAGCAGCGGCTTGGCCTGACCATGCTGTTCATCTCGCATGACCTGGCCGTCGTCGAATATATCTGCGATCGGGTGATCGTGCTCTATCTCGGCCGCATCATGGAAATCGCGCCGAGTGCCGATCTCTATGCGAGACCGCAGCATCCCTATACGCGCGCGCTGCTGTCGGCGATTCCATCGCCCGATCCGGATGCCCGCCGCAACAGGCAGATCCTGAAAGGCGATATTCCAAGTCCGGCCAATCCGCCGAGCGGATGCGTCTTTCGCACGCGCTGTCCGAGCGCGCTCGAGGCCTGCGCTGGCGCCGTTCCGCAACTGCGGGAAACCGCGCCCGGCCACTTCAAGGCCTGCATTCGCGACGACCTCAACTGA
- a CDS encoding ABC transporter ATP-binding protein has protein sequence MGQTAEPVLDIRGLRTIFRIRGGEITAVNSIDMTVAAGETLALVGESGSGKSVTSLSVMRLLTRNIGVIAAGSIRLATSDGVVRDLVSLDEESMRRIRGDDIGMIFQEPMSSLNPVFTIGDQIAEPIRIHRGADRKAAMNAAVALLESVGIPDARRRAGQYPHELSGGMRQRATIAMALACDPALLIADEPTTALDVTIQAQILDLLLKLQRERGMAMLFVTHNLGVVAEIAHRVAVMYAGRIVEEGPVGEVFRNPKHPYTMGLLASMPRLGDAARMKLAGEKLAAIPGMVPSLMNMPSGCAFSPRCKFAIEACRAAVPALEQVNPQHRSRCIRWQEI, from the coding sequence ATGGGACAGACCGCCGAACCCGTACTCGACATCAGGGGATTGCGAACGATCTTCCGCATCCGCGGCGGCGAGATCACGGCGGTCAACAGTATCGACATGACTGTTGCCGCCGGCGAGACGCTTGCGCTCGTCGGCGAATCCGGCTCCGGCAAGTCGGTCACCAGCCTGTCGGTCATGCGGCTGCTGACCCGCAACATCGGCGTGATCGCCGCAGGCAGCATCCGCCTCGCGACCAGCGACGGCGTGGTCAGAGATCTCGTCTCCCTCGACGAAGAGAGCATGCGCAGGATCAGGGGCGACGACATCGGCATGATATTCCAGGAGCCGATGTCGAGCCTCAATCCCGTCTTCACCATCGGCGATCAGATCGCCGAGCCAATCCGCATCCATCGCGGTGCCGACCGCAAGGCGGCGATGAACGCAGCCGTCGCGTTGCTTGAAAGCGTCGGCATACCGGACGCCCGACGCCGCGCCGGCCAATATCCGCACGAACTGTCGGGCGGCATGCGCCAGCGCGCGACGATCGCCATGGCGCTCGCCTGTGATCCGGCGCTGCTAATCGCCGACGAGCCGACAACCGCGCTCGACGTGACGATCCAGGCGCAGATTCTCGACCTGCTGCTCAAGCTGCAGCGCGAGCGCGGCATGGCCATGCTCTTCGTCACCCACAATCTCGGCGTCGTCGCCGAAATCGCCCATCGCGTGGCTGTGATGTATGCCGGCCGGATCGTCGAAGAAGGGCCGGTCGGCGAAGTGTTTCGCAATCCGAAGCATCCCTACACGATGGGCCTCCTCGCCTCCATGCCGCGCCTTGGCGATGCGGCGCGGATGAAGCTGGCCGGCGAAAAGCTCGCGGCCATTCCCGGCATGGTCCCGAGCCTGATGAACATGCCTAGCGGCTGCGCCTTTTCCCCGCGCTGCAAATTCGCGATCGAAGCCTGTCGCGCTGCCGTTCCCGCGCTCGAACAGGTCAATCCGCAGCACCGCAGCCGCTGCATCCGATGGCAGGAGATCTAG
- a CDS encoding dihydrodipicolinate synthase family protein, which translates to MTKFKGVVPPVVTPLNPDLTVDYPSYTRVLEHLIDAGCHGVFVLGSTSEVIFHDERTRREIIEHSAKVVNGRVPLIVGVIDPTTDRVIAHAKVAKAAGADAVVVTAPFYTVTSQSEILDHFRYVRDAVDIPLIAYDIPVCVHVKLQRQTVVTLAREGAIIGLKDSSGDDGNFRYALLDLAEQKDVFLMTGSEIVVDTALLMGAHGVVPGIANVDPHGYIRLWDAAQRGDWVAARKEQERLCRLFEIVWVAQGRVSGGAAGIGAFKTAMRSLGIIDSAVMPRPRASLNDAETARIDEILRVTGLLN; encoded by the coding sequence ATGACCAAATTCAAGGGTGTCGTCCCCCCCGTCGTAACACCGCTCAATCCGGATCTCACCGTCGACTATCCATCCTATACACGCGTGCTCGAGCATCTGATCGATGCCGGCTGCCATGGCGTATTCGTGCTCGGCTCGACCAGCGAGGTGATCTTCCATGACGAAAGGACTCGGCGGGAAATCATCGAACATTCCGCCAAGGTGGTGAATGGTCGGGTGCCGCTGATCGTCGGCGTCATCGATCCGACCACCGATCGCGTCATCGCCCATGCGAAGGTCGCAAAGGCCGCCGGCGCCGATGCGGTCGTGGTGACGGCGCCATTCTATACGGTCACCAGCCAGTCGGAGATCCTCGACCACTTCCGTTATGTCAGAGACGCGGTGGACATTCCGCTGATCGCCTATGACATTCCCGTCTGCGTTCACGTCAAGCTGCAGCGCCAGACCGTGGTCACGCTTGCCAGGGAAGGCGCCATTATCGGCCTCAAGGATTCCAGCGGCGACGACGGCAACTTCCGCTATGCGCTCCTCGATCTTGCCGAACAAAAAGACGTCTTCCTGATGACGGGCTCCGAGATCGTCGTCGACACTGCCTTGCTGATGGGCGCCCATGGTGTTGTCCCTGGTATCGCCAATGTCGATCCGCATGGCTATATCCGCCTTTGGGATGCTGCCCAGCGCGGCGACTGGGTCGCCGCGAGGAAGGAGCAGGAGCGCCTCTGCCGCCTGTTCGAAATCGTCTGGGTCGCGCAGGGCCGGGTCAGCGGCGGCGCAGCCGGCATCGGCGCCTTCAAGACCGCCATGCGCAGCCTCGGCATCATTGATTCCGCTGTCATGCCGCGGCCGCGTGCATCCCTCAACGATGCCGAAACGGCGCGGATCGACGAGATCCTGCGTGTTACCGGCCTGCTGAACTGA
- a CDS encoding ABC transporter permease, whose amino-acid sequence MLARSSERRSPGPLARAFSRFLLNRAAVAGVCIAIPMLLLILSYPLWWAFRPNDIDLLAMNSGPTATHWFGADGVGRDVFARVLEGGRISLLVAVASTALSAVIGFLFGAISALAGRWTDAVSMRFVDLVMTLPPVIFLLVLASIAGTGIWPTVLVISLLSWPLLARMIRSRLLELRERDFVMAARGMGAGIGHLLFRHGLPNSIDILVVYATLQIANAILLEAGLSFLGLGIAPPAASWGNMLNAARSTAVLEQYPWQWLFPGAALILAVLAINFIGDGLRDAFDPRAELN is encoded by the coding sequence ATGCTGGCACGCTCTTCCGAACGCCGCAGCCCCGGACCACTTGCCCGCGCCTTCAGTCGGTTTCTGCTCAATCGCGCAGCCGTTGCCGGCGTCTGCATTGCCATTCCGATGCTGCTGCTGATCCTTTCCTATCCGCTATGGTGGGCTTTCCGGCCGAACGACATCGATCTTCTGGCCATGAATAGCGGCCCGACGGCAACGCACTGGTTCGGAGCCGACGGCGTCGGCCGCGACGTCTTCGCGCGCGTGCTCGAGGGCGGCCGGATTTCGCTGCTGGTCGCTGTCGCATCGACCGCGCTTTCGGCAGTCATCGGTTTTCTCTTCGGGGCAATCTCGGCGCTTGCAGGACGCTGGACGGACGCCGTCTCGATGCGCTTCGTCGATCTGGTGATGACCCTGCCGCCCGTCATCTTCCTGCTTGTGCTCGCTTCGATTGCCGGCACCGGCATCTGGCCGACGGTGCTGGTCATCTCGCTGCTCTCCTGGCCGCTGCTTGCGCGCATGATCCGCTCGCGGCTGCTGGAATTGCGCGAACGCGACTTCGTCATGGCCGCCCGCGGCATGGGCGCCGGCATCGGACATCTGCTCTTTCGCCACGGCCTGCCGAACTCGATCGATATCCTCGTGGTCTATGCAACGCTTCAGATCGCCAATGCCATCCTGCTCGAGGCGGGGCTATCCTTTCTCGGTCTCGGCATCGCCCCGCCGGCGGCAAGCTGGGGCAACATGCTGAACGCGGCCCGCTCGACCGCGGTGCTCGAACAATATCCGTGGCAATGGCTCTTCCCCGGCGCCGCGCTCATCCTTGCCGTCCTGGCAATCAATTTCATTGGCGATGGCCTCAGAGATGCCTTCGACCCGCGTGCCGAACTGAACTGA